Genomic DNA from Panulirus ornatus isolate Po-2019 chromosome 50, ASM3632096v1, whole genome shotgun sequence:
ACTGAAGGGTgcaggtgtaagtatggaagttaaGAAAGGATtaagtcctcctgaccctgacctatccATCCAAAACAAAGTACATGGGATGattcacagagatcaagaatccagactgtggaaatgagttatttgagaggagtttgtggtatgactagatggaataaagtAATGTGGGGGTGTATGAGAAATTTGTTATGTCAGAGAATGGAGTGTTAGAGTTGGTGAATTGTAATACTTTGAGTTGGTTTGAGCACATGAAAAGAATGTAAGACAGGGAATTTACAAGGAGCTTGTATGATAGTATGAATAAAGGGGTTGGTTTgggaggaagaccatctgtgacatggggaGGTAGAGTGCTGGAGGATGAGAAATGGGGAAGAATaagtggaatgatgtatgcaagggaggcatttaaggacagggataaggggagactcttttgccatggccacctccttacAAGGAGTTCCTGTAGggcacaggcatcagagatatagatggacagatagatgatgatattgataataatatttatgtattttattatacttattcactgtctcctgtgtttgcaagttagtgcaaggaaacagatgaaagaatggcccaacccacccacatacacatgtatatgcataaatgcccacacacgcacatgtacatacctatacatttcaacgtatacatacatatacatacacagacatatacatatatacacatgtacacactcacactTGCTGCCCCCGTCAATTCCTGTCACTACTCCACCACACATGTATCCTCCAGCATAGTTTGTCATCCAAAGTTTCACTGAAAAGCTTGATGTACTGCACAACCTGAATGTGGCTGGAGTTAAGCGGACCATTAGAGAGTGGTACATGGTTGGAGCCAAGATTGATATGCATGATCATGATCTTGGTATAGTTAACTGTTAAGTGGTTGACTGTCTTCCACTTCTGGATAATAGCACTGTGCATGAATTTATGTAATTAGACATAGCTGTTAAGGATTATGTAGGAATCATTATCTAAGAAATGATGGAAAGAGCATGCTGGAGAGAGGAAAACAGACATAGCTTTCAAATGCAAATTATGTGTTTACAGGTCTATGTAAAATGCTGGCAAGATTCAACTCATGTAAGCCATTATCTGAGGCATCGGAAAGAATATGAAGCAGAGGTGGTTGCATTCATGGAGCGCATTGGAATGATTGAGCCCTCCAGACAAAGAGCTACATCTGTTTGAAGTTCAGCTGTGAAATATGGGATATGTCCTCTCTCTTTTGTAAAGAAGCATGCATAAAAAGCCTATTTACATAGTGTACTTATTACTGAATTTTTGctcgatatgtatatgttttcatGATTAAGGTCATTCTCTTTTATGTGAAATTATGTTACTTTATTAAGATTACTATGGTTGTTAAAATTGAATCATCTATACTGACAGGTTAAAAAATAAATTAGTGGAAAACCAAAGGCAAAGCACTTTATATCCCTAAGTTTCAGTCTGTTAGGTATCCATGTTCATATATAACATTAGGGACATTCGATTTTTATGTCTAAGTATGCATATCTCAGGTGTAATTATGTTCGTTATATTGCATCaaatgtatgattgatattattaGTGATGttaacatattcatgtatatcaaTAAGAATCTTTGTGATACTGTAATCTTGTAATGATATTAGAAATAGGATATTTGAATTAAATAGATTTTGGTAAGTAATTAACTATCAATAGCAGCAGAATATGATGGTTGCATTGCGCTGGTTGAGTGATCAGCACTGTAGATTTGGTGGGAACAGCAATATTGAGTAAGAGAAATCCCTAATATTAGATAAAGATAAATTTTTCATATGCATTTTGATTTGTAATTCTATATATCCACATTGTTGTATTTcttgatttctttctttcatagtttTCTTGAATTTTCTTACAGATTACTGATAATGTTTAAGTAAAGTGTGGTTGTTAATTGCTTAAAGGCTTAGAAGTGGCACTGGTACTCACCAGAAATGGAGACTTTTGTCATGGTCACCCTCTTGAGGGAGCTCcatgagggaatgggcatcagatatatgGATAGTTCGGAGTTGCAAATTGCTTTGGCAATTTTTTTCACTTTAATTTAACTGAGAATATTTTGAATTTAATATATTGTCTGAATAAGAAGTTGTATAAAGCTATGAAATGGTCTGATATGGAACAAGATTCGTTTATAGAACAACttggaaatgtaaagaaaaaataattttttaagAGTGCTTATTTTTACCTAGATCTGTCAGAAATCCATTTGCTAACTTGCTGAAGGACTATGTTGGCACTTCACTTTTATACCAGCTTAGTTTATCTGTGTATGGGAATGTTGACTGAGATTATTGATTGAAATTGTCAATAAGGAAGCTGAGAAATATCCTTGAAAATATTTGTTAAAAGAACCCTTTTGGATTTTGCTCTTATGTTTCATGTGCTAGTTTTAGTTCCAAGTACTGTTCATACTAAATATTTTGTGCCTTGCTGTAACTAGGTTAAGTATACAGTATAATGCGAGTCACAGCAAACTGTTGCGTTAGCTCAAGTAAAAACTCATTGCACAGTTTATGTAGCCAAACCTAAAAGGCTTTTTCATGGTTTCATTTGATTGTTTTTTATGCCCACTTGACAGCACATGACCCCCCAGGGAAATACGacatcacttttttttcccctccagtgcATGCCTTGGCCTCCTAAATATCCCAAATACTCATCTATaattccttccatctcctccatgGGCTTCCCTTTCCCATTGTCTCCTCTATAGTTAGATCATCTTTTTTCAGTCTATCTCCTTTCATCCTCTCAAGGTGCCCAAATTGTTCAAGCAATCCCAGGTTGGCCATCTCAATCAGGTTGTGCTCACTTCTGTACCTCACTGAGAAAGTTTTTCCACCCAGTCAAGCTTTCATGCCACACATACTCTGACACCTACAAGTCTCCGGACTGATATTTACACAAGGTGAGTCACACCATTGGACATGTTTACACATCAAGTTTCATGCCTCTATTTCAAGGCCATGCACTGATCCTGGGTGCTGACTGTGGAGGCAGTGCACAGTAATTTCTCAGCCAGTCATGCCAATGAAACCACAATTTCACAAGTTTTTAAGAAGGAAACGGAGTGTCATTTAGCTAGAAATGACCAGGGAGATGATCTTGAATTAGGTGATGTTGATGATCTGTCTTTGGACTGTGTGGAGTGTGACTAAGATAAGGGAGAAAAAGGTTTTATAGCcaaagtggaggcagtgttgctaGCCCCCCCAATCTGATATTGACAACACTACATTAGACTGGTGCTACTGGTAATATTACAAACTTTTATCATTTAACCGTAATGAAAAAATTATCGTTGAATCACATAAGCAAGTAAAGATTTATTGTAACAAAAAAGTAGTTATAATCACTCATTAATATTTCAGTGTAAGAAAAGCTAAAACATGCACTGTAGAGACTTACTTGACATTCAGATCTAACTCTGCCtagtaaaagacaaaaaaggccacatttgttcatactcagtctctgactgtcatgtgtaatgcactaaaactgcagctccctttccacattcaggcccaaaaaaactttccatggtttaccccagatgcttcacatgccctggttcaatccattgacagaacgtcaaccccagtataccacatcattccgattcactctattccttgcatgcctttcacccctctatgttcaggccctgatcactcaaaatctttttcactccatccctccacctccaggttggtctcctgcttctcctcgttccctccacctctgacacgtatgtcctcccactcattctttccacgtgaccaaaccacccggaaatcctcccctcccattttaatttttccaaagaaggaacagagaagggggcctagtgaggatataccatctaaggctcagtcctctgttcttaattctaacatgggaaatggcaaatatgtatgaaaagaaagatatatatatatttatatttccaaCTGGTACTTTTTTTTGCTACATGGGACAGCTTGAGGAAGTGCTTCAAGTCTGTCAGTGATCATCAGTTTCTTTCCTTCCTGAGTAAAGATTGCTACAAAGAATCATGGAACCACTGGAGGTACTTTGACCCAAGGCAAATGCCTGGAACCATAGGAGATGACTGTCATGAATTTACTTCATTATGTTTAAAATATTTGTATGAATTATTTCTACAGCTACTTTGACAAGGCCCAAAAAAGGAAATTGTAAGAGGGAGGTTCTGTTTTAGAATAAATTTGACAAAGCCATTTCATACCACTGAGTGTGATCAGGGAACCTCTTCACTTAGGGGAGACAACTGTTCATATTTACTTAAATTCTATTTATTAACCAGAGAAATGTTAGGTGGTCGTAAAGGTCATTCTCAGGAGCTTTAGGTAGTTGAAAGGGCCAACCTTGGGTAACAGTTGGAGAGGACAGAATCCCTTAGCGGttaatatattcttttattattcagTTGAAGGTAAGCTACAATCTTTAACGGAAATGACTTTTAGCCAGACAAATCTAGCCAGACCATTAGAACTGATACTCGCTGAGCCGTTAAAGTCGGACATTACTAGCCAAACCATTGGAATATGATAGTACAAATTAGACAACAGATTGTTGAGATTAGACAATATTTTgccattttttgtttatttcatttattagtACAATTGCATAAGTATACTCTGGGAGATGAGTATGTTCAAAATCTTTTGGGAACATCAATCCCCTTGATGCCAAACATCAAAATACCTGATATCATATGCACCTTGAACACTATCAGCTTCATTAGCAAAAGCTGGTCAtgtgatatcatgaacctgtggtaATGGGTATAATAATTCTTTAGATATTCTTCCACTACGTGGATTCATGAGTAAATTTCTAAGATCCCAATTTAGGGCATAATCACAATAGCCACCTTTTGTTCTGTGTGGGTAAGAAATCTATCAATTATTATGAACTTATAAAGTATCAAAGGTATTTCGATCAATACTGAAATTATTTCAATCATTACATAATGAATGTCTGTACATAAAAAAGTTAAGCAGCTTTTTATGATCAAATGAAGCAAAAGCATATGGATCATTACTCTTGCACctatataaataaaacaaaaactgTGTATTTATGATTAAATGAAACCTAAGCTCAAGTAGAATAGCGACAAGCCAGAAAATTGTTGGTTATTCCCAAATGGAAGAACATAACACGAAGAATTGAAAATGGGTGTGGGGAAAAGGATACCCTATTTTGAAAATGGTGGGGAAAAGGATGCCCTATTTTGAAAATAGAGTGGGGAAAAGGATGCCCTATTTCGGTGATAGGAGTATTCTGTATAATTCCATtaatgtttatatttatgaagCTTAGATTGTAAATCTGTGAGAAGGTTGTTAGGTATAGGTTACAACTATGTAGACTGTTGTGAAGAGGCTTCAGAGGCTGATGTCTGAATTTGGAAGAAAgcatgaagggagaaagttggaAGTCAAtgtgaaataaaagaaattttaTTTGGTTTAGCGGTGAAAAGTTTCTCTGAATGGAGAATATTAAGGGGAAGTAAAGCATcttagatacctggtagtggacatgaCATAATAAAACCATGGCAGCTGAAATGAGCCAGGAGGAAGGTGAGCCGGCTAAGGTCTTGGGTTTATTGAGACAGTGTCCAAATAGATGTCCTTGTCTTTAACTATAacgatggttatgtttgatggtatactCGTCCCAATGATCCTGAATGAATATGAGGAGTGGGCCATCCACAGACAAAAATTGATAGCggaatgtgttggaaacaaaattaTTGAGGACAAATATGTGATGGGATGGTTAATCATATAGGAAATTAAAGGGTAAAATAGAATTTTGTTAATAAGAGAAGTATATAtaagagccgaagagggtgtgctggaattgttttgggcatgtggagagtctgaaaaaagataagataacTGAGGGTATAATTactagaagtggaaggaacaatagATAGGGGGAAACCgaaaagaggtggaaggatggaatgaaaatactTTGGAGGTTCGGGAtctaaacatgctggagggtgcgAGATGGGTAAGGGACAGAGCGAATTGgaggaatgtggtatacaggggacaacgtGCTGGCAAAAGGCTGAAATAGCCGTAAGAACCTACAGAGTCTGTTAGACCTGGTTGTGACCTGGGAGCTCTGATCTGAGTGCATTAAATATGACAGACACAGTGGATGTGAATGAAGAAGTCAATCATTCCTTTGTTCCTGTTCTTACTTGCTTACGTGGGAAAATGCAAGCATGTATGAGATGAAAATATTTCTTGGCATTGGATTTTGGttcaatatataaagaaaaaagtacaaCAACTTTAGTCCCTAAATTCAAGTGAACCCAATATTTTAAGGAAATACTCATAAGTAAAGtgtaacttgtaaaaaaaaaaggaagacagcTCCTACCTAACGTGCCTAATCTGGATTGTAAAAACGAAACTTAAGAAAGTATATGCTTCTCATGTTCCTTGCATGAAACTGTTCACCTCCATAGTTTTCTTAAAATGTAAACCAACCTAATATTGATAATCTAACCTTAATAGAGTAGAATTCACTAATTAGATTTCAAATTTACTCGAATCAAAAGTTAGAGGAATGAAATTTAATTATGGTAACCATGTTATAAATACTTAAACGACATTTAGAACCATCGCTCCGGCTAGAGTAGATCAGCTGTTCACTGTTTTGGTACAATGGCTCTTCGGGCTGGACCTTTTCTTTTATCTCGATTACCAAGAGCTGTGCAGCCAAAGGTGTGAGTATTTGTGGTATAAAGTGACAATATTTTCCATAGATAAGTAAATTACATTGATTGTAAGATATAGGTTAATGATATTgacgttatttttttctttttctctgctaAACCGATTTTTTTTTAAGGGCAAGTGAGCAGTCTTTGAAGATATGTTAAATCTATTGAATCTTAAACAGATGAAAATTATGCCAACCTAAGATACACCAAGCTACCCCAGGATAGGTTACCTTCGTGTCTGGTAAGAGTAAACATATGGTATTTTGGTGATTAAGGTTTGAATAACCTGCAAGACTGAGTCGAGTTACTGTTCATGAAGAGAAATTTTCATGAATGGCAACATTCCATTTAGAGAATATAAAGTGATCTGACTTCAGGAATGTAGAATTGTTACACAGTTTCTCTTGTTAATCATAATCACATTGATGAAATTTGGTCACACAAAGATGAAATTTGAAATTTGGTCATACAAAGATGaaattttctttatgttgaaCACATTATGGTGAAGTTCACATGTTTCTGTTGTGATCAAAATGTATAAGTTTTGTCATTATGTAAATGCTTAGCAATGATTTTGTAATGATAGGTTGTAATTTGAAATATAGTAACTAAAGGGAACTCTTATTACATTATCAAGGCTGATAAGGACAAGGTGATAGTAAAATCTGATATGCACAAAGGAACTACAGtaacattactgtcattattttaTACGTGCTTTACAACAACATGTCAAAGCCAGAATTAGAATGATAATAATTAGGTGAATATGCTCTCACTTTATACTATTTTCTTCTTAATCTTTTCTGCTTTTACTGGACACTAGCCCCTAGTCTTAGCTTGCTCATATGCCATTTTTCTTCCAAAAACTGCCTCTAGCTTTCACTCCTGCCTCCATCAGCAAGTATTCACACCTGCTGCACCTAAGCACATTCATATGAAGCAACATCCGTTAGTTTACTCGTATTCTTTCAATTTTGTTTGATTGCTGTCCCCACTCTCTCAGGTATACTTTTGCCCTGGATGTATGCTGTTTCTTAATGAAGTGCCTGTCCATGTTAGTGAGACCAATATATTTGGTACATATTTGTCACTTTTACTTCCACCATGCTGGCAAAACCATCATGGTGCCACAAGCCATTTACTATGCCAGTTGCATGCATttagcatgcacacacacacacacacacacacaaatttattGTTAATTTTCTGGGGTAATAGTATTTGTCTTAGTCTTTATGTGCACTCCTCTCATCGACTGTACCTATCTTTATAAAGTTATCAAAAGAATATGTCTTATGTGTAGCATACAGTGTTACCAAGCACTGTACTTTCTATGTATGATACTTGCAGCTCCAGTGCTGTGCTACATCCAATAGTGGGAAAGGAtgattcttttggagtgagaaaggtgacttttcactcgcagtgtaacctcatgtAGACAGAATATGGTAGTACAGGTCGTCCCTGACTTATGAGTGTCGAACTTTCACACACTTGCGCTTAAGAACGAGCtcaaaaaacaatatataatcCCTTGTCCAACATAGTTACTCATAAGTATGAACTGCAGAGCTGCATCTCTTTTCTCAGGTGTATGATGTTTCTACTAAATATGTTTGGAATACAATATTTAATACATTTGTAGTGTTATGTACAGGTAATTACTCtaattttattcatttctttatatttttcaactTATGAATATTGTGTTACGAACAGGGTCCAGGAACCTAACCTGTTTGTAATGCAGGAACCCCTGTATTTGCACTGAGTTTGGTTATATCATCAACTGTTGATAACTGTTACCCCACATGGACTCATCTAAGCTTTTGTTTTACCAGACGAACTCTTAGTACATCAGCTGTAAGGCATGTAGATGACTTGACAGTGAAACAAGTGGAACCATGTGATGCTCGCAAGTCACTCAACCCAGAAGAGGTCAAGCATGAGAAGGCTCTTGCTGGTTATATCACCATTGACACTCCAgtaagtctgtttatctatgtGTCTTGCTTGAGATATTACATCATTTTCTTTAGTCATGCAGTGACCAGTAGACAGTATATTCCCCTGAACTTAATACTGCTACAAATGATTTTCATAAAATCAGATTAGCAATAAGAGAAACTGTTGGTGCCTTACCAGGCTGATGTGCAAATTCGGATACTGAAGGATTTATTTTTCCTACTCATTGAAAATCTTTATGATGTAAATTATCTTACAAATGAAGAGAAATTTGTATACTGACCTGTATCTGTTTATATTAGATTTGTATTACAAACAAAGTCAAAACCAAGGCAGAATTGAGGTTCTGTTGGAAGCACTTCCTTTAGAGTGCCTTCATCCTTGGACTGTTATAGATAAGGTCAAAGACCCATATATACaaggtgcatttttttttattacggtAAAGGTCTGCATTGGGAATGGAAAATGGGTAAAGGTCTTCTTGGCTCTGAATTTAGATGTGACTTGAAGGGAAGAGACAGAGGAAGCTAGAAGATAAAAGAAACCATTGAAGAGGATGTACAAGGATAAGGTACCAGCCTTGCTATTAAGGAATATTTACAAAGATGCAAAAGTAACTTTTGCCATTTTGTTACATACTTGGTACCAGAGAAATCACTGGATCATTTACCAATCTACTTTGCATTTTTCTGTTAATCATTGGATTGTAACACACCTAAACCACGGATCCATGTTTGCTTTATATCATTTTTCCCctagtctttctttctttcatcaccTATTTGTCCACTTAAAACATTCTCCAGCTTTTTAATGTTTGCTTGAAACCTTAAGGAAATATTGAATTTCAATAAGACTGAGTAAGAGGTACTATATTCCAAAGATCATGGGTGACTTGGAATTTCAGCATACTTATACTGTATTTTTATTTGATGAAATTGCTATTTATCCCtgtgggtaggggagaaagaatattgcccatgtattccctgcatgttgtagaaggaaaCTGAGAGGGCAGGGAGCAAGTAGCTGGATATctttccttcctgtattactttccaaaagaaggaacagagcaaggaatttttccattttcctgacactacctcacccacatggggaatggcaagcatgtatgaaacaAAAATTGTGGTTATATCTTTGTACATTGTTTATGTGTACACAGTAAGTATTGAATGTTTTTGGACTTTATCCAAGTTTGGCTTAAGAcatgtagattttttttattatttgaacTTATGTTCATTCCATATACAAATGGTTGTGATTTTACTCAGTAACAAAATTATCATTGGCTTTCAACTAAATTTGATGAGAGGAAACATTAAAATTACAGTTTAGACTGTCACAACATTTTCCTCCCTAGAACAACCATATAACTAAATTTTTTTAAGCAGACACTTTGATCATTGTGTGGTTAGTGTATTTAGATTTGGCAGACAGCCCAAAGGTAGCTTATTCTTGGAAAAGTTTTAAACATTTACCACAGAATACTATATGAAACACTTTTACTGCAAAGTACTGTATATTGTGATGATACTCTGGCCTAAAGGGGGGGTGCGAAAGGCTCTGTGTAGGGTACACTGTCACTCTTTCAGAGGATGTTCCAAGGGTCACACCAGAAAATTTATGAGACATTGTACGTCCAAGTAACTTTTTTGTGCCCTTTCTTTCTCTGTTGATGATACAAGTAAGAGGGTTTGAGATGGAAAAATCCAAAGTTCATCAGCTTGCTTTTTTTTTGCATTAGTAGTGTAAACATGATGAGATCTGATACATGGTGTAGCCTTTATGATATTAGATTATAAGAGGTGCTAATATACATAGAGTTCTTTAACTAGTTGTAGATATGTTAGCAAGGCTTGAATCTTTTTGGAAACTAGGACTATTCTCATGTATAGGGTAATTGTACAAGtcatacatattcttcattggCATCCCTTAGACTAGACAGTGCTCATTAATGAGCTAGCTATGTTATTTGTCAAGTTTGTCCTCTTTCAGACTGATTTAACACCAATTAGTGGCGTTCCAGAAGAACACATCAAAACTCGACGTGTATTGATCAAGATGCCGACTAAGAATGCCATGCAGTCTGGTACTAACAACATCCACAGGTTTGTATAATGTATAAGATTTCATACACAATTTGGCTTGGGAGGTATGAAGTGGAGAACTGAAGAGAA
This window encodes:
- the LOC139764485 gene encoding NADH dehydrogenase [ubiquinone] iron-sulfur protein 4, mitochondrial-like; translation: MALRAGPFLLSRLPRAVQPKVRTLSTSAVRHVDDLTVKQVEPCDARKSLNPEEVKHEKALAGYITIDTPTDLTPISGVPEEHIKTRRVLIKMPTKNAMQSGTNNIHRWRITFDQRERWENPLMGWASTADPLSNMEVSFTAREDAIAFCEKNGWEWVTEDPPLKPPRVKSYGANFSWNKRTRRSTK